A section of the Carya illinoinensis cultivar Pawnee chromosome 12, C.illinoinensisPawnee_v1, whole genome shotgun sequence genome encodes:
- the LOC122289023 gene encoding pentatricopeptide repeat-containing protein At3g48250, chloroplastic-like codes for MNRAKASLTSLRLLSSLLSIGSPATRLLASQVIHFSRSISHPSFYSSHFLCPHQKLFFSSKSNTVADHLLANDWSDEFERELEKLNQPLTHETVIYIFKKKLDKDPEKASGFFNWVCEKTGFRPSYSVYSVMLRILVNKRSMKQFWITLRKMKEHGFYVDKDTYLRILGQLKKAKMPGDAAALSHFYNSMRVENARENFVKKVVHIVLESEWSDEVELELGELKILLCNNFMIRIFKELRNYPSKALKFFHWAGHCNGYEHNTMSYNAIARVLGREDSIEMFWSVVEEMKNVGHEMDFNTYIKISRQFLKNKMMEDAVKLYEFMMDGPFKPSVQDCGMLLRSISAGDNPNLDLVFRVAKNYESTGHTLSKAVYDGIHRSLTNAGRFDEAENIMKVMRNAGYPPDNITYSQVVFGLCKAGRFEEACKVLDDMEAQGCLPDIKTWTILIQGLCAANEVEMALMCLAKMIERNYEVDADLLDVILNGFLTQKKIDGAYKWLVGMVKESRVRPWQATYKYMIENLFSVRKLEEALNLLHLMKKQNYPPFPEPFVQYISKFGTVENALEYLKALSVKEYPSSSAYLHVFKSFFQEGRHSEAKDLLCKCPHHIRTHGEIAELFSSTGNSNVIS; via the coding sequence ATGAATCGGGCAAAGGCAAGCCTTACATCACTCAGACTCCTTAGCTCGCTCCTCTCCATAGGGTCTCCCGCAACTCGGCTTCTCGCCAGTCAGGTCATTCACTTCTCTCGCTCTATTTCCCATCCATCTTTTTACAGTTCCCACTTCCTCTGTCCCCATCAAAAGCTGTTCTTCTCGTCGAAATCAAACACGGTCGCGGACCACCTACTGGCAAACGATTGGTCTGATGAGTTCGAACGCGAGTTAGAAAAATTGAATCAACCGCTGACCCACGAAACAGTTATttacattttcaagaaaaaactcGATAAAGACCCAGAAAAGGCCTCGGGTTTTTTCAACTGGGTCTGTGAGAAAACTGGGTTTAGACCCAGTTATTCGGTGTATAGCGTAATGCTTAGGATTTTGGTAAACAAACGGTCAATGAAGCAGTTTTGGATCACACTAAGGAAAATGAAAGAGCACGGGTTTTATGTCGATAAGGACACCTATTTGAGAATTTTGGGGCAGTTAAAGAAGGCGAAGATGCCTGGTGATGCCGCGGCTTTGAGCCATTTTTATAATAGTATGCGTGTAGAGAATGCCAGGGAGAATTTTGTGAAGAAGGTGGTTCATATTGTTTTGGAGTCAGAGTGGAGTGATGAGGTTGAACTTGAATTGGGGGAGCTCAAAATTTTGTTATGCAATAACTTTATGATACGTATATTTAAGGAACTTCGTAATTACCCTTCGAAAGCTTTGAAATTTTTTCATTGGGCAGGCCACTGTAATGGTTATGAACACAACACAATGTCTTATAATGCTATTGCTAGGGTTCTTGGTAGGGAAGATTCAATTGAGATGTTTTGGAGTGTTGTTGAGGAGATGAAGAATGTGGGTCATGAGATGGATTTTAACACTTACATAAAGATTTCAAGGCAGTTTCTGAAAAACAAGATGATGGAGGATGCGGTGAAGCTTTACGAGTTTATGATGGATGGTCCATTTAAGCCCTCGGTTCAGGACTGCGGCATGCTTTTGAGAAGCATATCAGCTGGGGATAACCCAAATTTGGACTTGGTGTTTAGAGTTGCGAAGAATTATGAGTCAACGGGGCATACTCTCTCCAAAGCCGTTTACGATGGGATTCATAGGTCGTTGACAAATGCAGGGAGGTTTGATGAGGCAGAAAATATTATGAAGGTCATGAGAAATGCAGGGTATCCACCTGATAACATTACATACAGCCAGGTGGTTTTCGGACTTTGTAAGGCAGGTAGGTTTGAAGAAGCTTGTAAGGTGCTGGATGATATGGAAGCACAAGGATGCCTTCCAGATATTAAGACTTGGACCATTTTGATTCAAGGACTCTGTGCAGCCAATGAGGTTGAAATGGCACTAATGTGTTTGGCAAAGATGATAGAGAGGAACTATGAGGTCGATGCTGATCTGTTGGATGTCATATTAAATGGTTTCCTTACTCAGAAGAAAATAGATGGCGCATACAAATGGCTTGTGGGGATGGTGAAGGAGTCACGCGTACGACCTTGGCAagctacatataaatatatgatcgaAAATCTTTTTAGCGTAAGGAAACTTGAAGAAGCACTGAACCTGCTTCATTTGATGAAGAAGCAAAATTACCCACCTTTCCCAGAACCCTTTGTCCAATATATTTCAAAGTTTGGGACTGTGGAAAATGCCCTGGAATATTTGAAGGCATTGAGTGTGAAGGAATATCCATCCTCTTCTGCTTACCTTCATGTTTTCAAATCATTCTTCCAAGAAGGGAGACATTCTGAGGCCAAGGATCTCCTTTGCAAGTGCCCTCATCATATTCGTACACATGGTGAAATCGCCGAACTTTTTAGTTCCACAGGGAACAGCAATGTGATTTCGTGA
- the LOC122288891 gene encoding protein DEHYDRATION-INDUCED 19 homolog 6-like isoform X2, whose translation MDVDFRSYPVKHFSTVQAARIDTDSHLLFDDSDVEDDAKACFPCPFCYVDIELSVLCSHLQEDHCFDLKNAVCPLCAANLGKDVIGHFIVQHASSLKREKSVKSGFWTGNAAVVLGKILPTDSLGNKHDSAPDPLLALFINSSPLFDPKGIQQDECLRDEASDASDLKSTGPSSLDEACEQDIEERRQKAAFVQQLIMSTIL comes from the exons ATGGACGTTGACTTCAGGAGTTACCCTGTCAAGCATTTTTCTACTGTCCAAGCTGCGCGCATTGACACtg ATAGTCACTTATTATTCGACGATTCAGATGTGGAGGATGATGCAAAAGCTTGTTTTCCATGTCCCTTTTGTTATGTAGACATTGAGTTATCTGTGCTCTGTAGCCATTTGCAAGAAGATCACTGCTTTGACTTGAAAAATGCA GTTTGTCCTCTGTGTGCGGCAAATCTTGGAAAAGATGTGATTGGGCATTTTATAGTGCAACATGCAAGCTCACTAAAG AGGGAAAAATCTGTGAAATCTGGCTTCTGGACTGGTAATGCAGCAGTTGTTCTTGGCAAAATTCTTCCGACTGATTCTCTGGGAAACAAACATGATTCTGCACCTGATCCACTCCTTGCATTGTTTATCAACAGTAGTCCTTTGTTCGACCCTAAAGGTATCCAGCAAGATGAATGTCTCAGAGATGAAGCCTCTGATGCTTCTGATTTGAAAAG CACGGGGCCATCTTCACTAGATGAAGCTTGCGAACAGGATATTGAAGAGAGAAGGCAGAAAGCAGCTTTTGTTCAACAGCTGATCATGTCCACCATTTTGTAA
- the LOC122288891 gene encoding protein DEHYDRATION-INDUCED 19 homolog 6-like isoform X1: MDVDFRSYPVKHFSTVQAARIDTDSHLLFDDSDVEDDAKACFPCPFCYVDIELSVLCSHLQEDHCFDLKNAVCPLCAANLGKDVIGHFIVQHASSLKQREKSVKSGFWTGNAAVVLGKILPTDSLGNKHDSAPDPLLALFINSSPLFDPKGIQQDECLRDEASDASDLKSTGPSSLDEACEQDIEERRQKAAFVQQLIMSTIL; encoded by the exons ATGGACGTTGACTTCAGGAGTTACCCTGTCAAGCATTTTTCTACTGTCCAAGCTGCGCGCATTGACACtg ATAGTCACTTATTATTCGACGATTCAGATGTGGAGGATGATGCAAAAGCTTGTTTTCCATGTCCCTTTTGTTATGTAGACATTGAGTTATCTGTGCTCTGTAGCCATTTGCAAGAAGATCACTGCTTTGACTTGAAAAATGCA GTTTGTCCTCTGTGTGCGGCAAATCTTGGAAAAGATGTGATTGGGCATTTTATAGTGCAACATGCAAGCTCACTAAAG CAGAGGGAAAAATCTGTGAAATCTGGCTTCTGGACTGGTAATGCAGCAGTTGTTCTTGGCAAAATTCTTCCGACTGATTCTCTGGGAAACAAACATGATTCTGCACCTGATCCACTCCTTGCATTGTTTATCAACAGTAGTCCTTTGTTCGACCCTAAAGGTATCCAGCAAGATGAATGTCTCAGAGATGAAGCCTCTGATGCTTCTGATTTGAAAAG CACGGGGCCATCTTCACTAGATGAAGCTTGCGAACAGGATATTGAAGAGAGAAGGCAGAAAGCAGCTTTTGTTCAACAGCTGATCATGTCCACCATTTTGTAA
- the LOC122288890 gene encoding elongation factor Tu, chloroplastic → MAISSTTAAAASASSKLTYPCATSPTPTTSSLTFYPKSTSKLSKPTTVSQLSSSFLNPSTILHLTPSSTATRHRRAFTVRAARGKFERKKPHLNIGTIGHVDHGKTTLTAALTMALASLGGSAPKKYDEIDAAPEERARGITINTATVEYETENRHYAHVDCPGHADYVKNMITGAAQMDGAILVVSGADGPMPQTKEHILLAKQVGVPNMVVFLNKQDQVDDEELLQLVELEVRELLSSYEFPGDDVPIISGSALLALEALMANPSIKRGDNQWVDKIYELMDSVDSYIPIPQRQTELPFLLAVEDVFSITGRGTVATGRVERGTVKVGETVDIVGLKDTRNTTVTGVEMFQKILDEALAGDNVGLLLRGVQKADIQRGMVLAKPGSITPHTKFLAIVYVLKKEEGGRHSPFFAGYRPQFYMRTTDVTGKVTSIMNDKDEESKMVMPGDRVKMVVELIMPVACEQGMRFAIREGGKTVGAGVIQSIIE, encoded by the coding sequence ACAGCCGCAGCAGCCTCCGCTTCCTCGAAACTTACATACCCATGTGCCACATCGCCCACCCCGACCACTTCTTCCCTTACATTCTACCCCAAATCTACTTCGAAACTAAGCAAACCCACCACCGTTTCCCAACTGTCCTCCTCTTTCCTCAACCCTTCTACCATCCTCCACCTGACTCCTTCCTCCACCGCCACTCGTCACCGCCGCGCTTTCACCGTCCGAGCCGCCCGGGGTAAATTCGAGCGCAAGAAGCCCCACCTCAACATCGGAACCATTGGCCATGTCGACCACGGCAAGACCACTCTCACCGCGGCGCTCACCATGGCCTTGGCATCCCTCGGCGGCAGCGCACCCAAGAAATACGACGAGATTGACGCCGCACCAGAAGAACGGGCTCGTGGAATCACTATCAACACTGCCACCGTCGAGTACGAGACCGAGAACCGCCACTACGCCCACGTGGACTGCCCCGGCCATGCAGATTACGTCAAGAACATGATCACCGGTGCCGCCCAGATGGACGGCGCAATTCTCGTCGTTTCTGGCGCCGACGGCCCAATGCCACAGACCAAGGAGCACATTTTGTTGGCCAAGCAAGTGGGTGTGCCGAACATGGTCGTATTCTTGAACAAACAGGACCAGGTCGACGATGAGGAGCTCTTGCAGCTCGTGGAATTGGAGGTGCGTGAGTTGCTTTCGTCTTATGAATTCCCCGGTGATGATGTGCCTATTATTTCTGGTTCCGCTTTGTTAGCTTTGGAGGCTTTAATGGCCAATCCTAGTATTAAACGCGGAGACAACCAATGGGTGGATAAGATTTATGAACTTATGGATTCTGTGGATAGTTACATACCAATCCCACAAAGACAAACGGAGCTACCATTTTTGCTTGCTGTTGAAGATGTGTTTTCGATTACCGGTCGTGGAACCGTGGCCACCGGCCGTGTCGAGAGGGGTACGGTTAAGGTTGGAGAAACTGTGGATATTGTGGGTTTGAAGGACACAAGGAATACTACTGTAACTGGTGTTGAAATGTTTCAGAAGATTCTTGATGAGGCTTTGGCTGGGGATAATGTGGGGTTGTTGCTTAGAGGTGTTCAGAAGGCTGATATACAGAGAGGGATGGTTTTGGCAAAGCCCGGCTCCATTACTCCGCATACCAAGTTTCTTGCCATTGTGTATGTGTTGAAGAAGGAAGAGGGTGGTAGGCATTCGCCCTTTTTTGCTGGTTATAGGCCACAGTTTTACATGAGAACTACGGACGTGACTGGCAAGGTGACTTCAATTATGAATGATAAGGATGAGGAGTCTAAGATGGTCATGCCTGGCGACCGTGTGAAGATGGTTGTAGAACTCATTATGCCTGTGGCTTGTGAACAAGGAATGAGGTTTGCTATCAGAGAAGGAGGAAAGACTGTTGGTGCTGGTGTTATTCAGTCCATCATTGAGTGA